A genomic segment from Spinacia oleracea cultivar Varoflay chromosome 3, BTI_SOV_V1, whole genome shotgun sequence encodes:
- the LOC110793543 gene encoding polygalacturonase-like: MVKLFPLHIIAKLCIITFLLLVLAKPNAAKSVVNFGARPDGRTDSTQAFQKAWAWACRSVKPVTLHVPRGRFVVRPMYFSGPCRKQVTLRIKGTIIGPSDYRVLARSNVWLQFYNINGLIINGGTLDARGHSFWACRRGYGYCYNGAQSISFVSCKNVVVSGLKSINSQKSHMSVKGCNNVALNYLTLRAPSGSPNTDGINVQHTDRLTIYGSIIKTGDDCIALGPGTQNTVINKIACGPGHGISIGSMGNSLREDGVQNVVVSNVGFWKTTNGVRIKSWARPSNSFVRGITFRNLVMYNVFNPILIDQKYCPSNKCPHQNSGVKISNVKYINVKGTSKTKEAIRFTCSPSNPCKGIKLEDIKLSFGSKAAISSCSYAHGSSRGKVSPRSCF; encoded by the exons ATGGTTAAACTTTTTCCTCTTCACATTATTGCTAAGCTTTGTATTATCACTTTCTTACTACTTGTTTTAGCAAAGCCAAATGCAGCTAAGAGTGTAGTAAACTTCGGGGCAAGGCCCGATGGGCGAACGGACTCAACCCAAGCCTTCCAGAAGGCGTGGGCTTGGGCTTGTAGATCGGTGAAGCCCGTCACACTTCATGTACCACGTGGGAGATTTGTGGTCCGGCCCATGTACTTTAGTGGCCCGTGTAGGAAGCAGGTCACGTTAAGGATTAAGGGTACAATTATCGGCCCATCAGATTACCGCGTATTGGCCCGCTCTAACGTGTGGCTTCAGTTTTACAACATTAACGGGCTTATTATTAATGGGGGTACCCTTGATGCTAGGGGTCACTCGTTTTGGGCATGCAGACGTGGTTATGGGTATTGTTACAACGGAGCACAG TCCATATCATTTGTCTCGTGCAAGAACGTAGTTGTGAGTGGACTAAAATCAATCAACAGCCAGAAAAGCCATATGAGCGTAAAGGGATGCAACAACGTAGCCCTAAACTACCTGACACTTAGAGCTCCAAGCGGAAGTCCTAATACTGATGGCATCAATGTTCAACACACGGATCGTCTTACCATATATGGTTCGATAATTAAAACGGGAGATGATTGTATTGCCCTCGGACCTGGCACCCAGAATACTGTCATCAATAAAATTGCTTGTGGCCCTGGCCATGGTATTAG CATTGGTAGCATGGGAAACAGCCTACGAGAAGATGGAGTACAAAATGTAGTAGTTTCAAATGTAGGGTTTTGGAAGACAACGAATGGTGTAAGAATCAAGTCATGGGCTAGACCTAGTAACAGCTTTGTCCGTGGCATCACATTTCGCAATCTCGTCATGTACAATGTTTTTAATCCCATCCTCATTGACCAAAAGTATTGTCCTAGTAACAAATGCCCTCATCAG AATTCCGGAGTGAAGATTAGTAATGTGAAGTATATAAATGTGAAAGGTACATCCAAAACCAAAGAAGCAATAAGATTTACTTGTAGTCCAAGTAATCCATGCAAAGGGATCAAATTGGAAGATATCAAGTTAAGTTTTGGGAGTAAAGCTGCGATATCATCTTGCAGCTATGCTCATGGAAGTAGTCGCGGCAAAGTTAGTCCTCGAAGTTGCTTTTAG